In Persicimonas caeni, a single window of DNA contains:
- a CDS encoding GDP-L-fucose synthase family protein, which produces MTASAKVYVAGHTGLVGSAIVRRLQDAGYEDIVTRRSSELDLTRQADVEAFFAQSFAKQDKPGFVIDAAAKVGGILANNTYRGEFIRDNLLIQTNLIDAARRAGVERLLFLGSSCIYPRECPQPMREDHLLTGPLEPTNEPYAIAKIAGIKMCEAFNAQYGTRYLSVMPTNLYGPGDNFDLETSHVLPAFIHKFHRAKVQGDDEVVMWGTGSPRREFLYVDDLADACVYLLEETDEVELTNIGVGEDISIRELAELVADVVGFEGEIVNDASKPDGTPRKLLDVSKLNGLGWEAKVGLREGVERTYRWFVENWIP; this is translated from the coding sequence ATGACCGCGTCCGCCAAAGTCTACGTCGCCGGCCACACCGGCCTCGTCGGCTCCGCCATCGTCCGCCGCCTGCAGGACGCCGGCTACGAAGATATCGTCACCCGACGCTCCTCTGAACTCGACCTCACCCGTCAAGCCGACGTCGAGGCCTTCTTCGCCCAGAGTTTTGCGAAACAAGATAAGCCCGGCTTCGTCATCGACGCGGCCGCCAAGGTCGGGGGCATCCTCGCCAACAACACCTACCGCGGCGAATTCATCAGGGACAATCTGCTCATCCAGACGAACCTTATCGACGCGGCGCGCCGAGCAGGCGTCGAGCGGCTGTTGTTCTTGGGGTCGAGCTGCATCTACCCGCGCGAGTGCCCCCAGCCGATGCGCGAAGACCACCTGCTCACCGGCCCGCTCGAGCCGACCAACGAGCCGTACGCCATCGCCAAGATCGCCGGCATCAAGATGTGCGAGGCGTTCAACGCGCAGTACGGCACTCGGTATCTGAGCGTGATGCCCACCAACCTGTACGGCCCGGGCGACAACTTCGACCTGGAGACGAGCCACGTGCTGCCGGCGTTCATCCACAAGTTCCATCGGGCGAAGGTGCAGGGTGACGACGAGGTGGTGATGTGGGGTACGGGCTCGCCCAGGCGCGAGTTTCTGTACGTCGACGACCTCGCCGACGCGTGCGTTTATCTGCTCGAGGAGACCGACGAGGTCGAACTGACCAATATCGGCGTGGGCGAGGACATCTCGATTCGCGAGCTCGCCGAGTTGGTGGCGGATGTGGTCGGATTCGAGGGGGAGATCGTCAACGATGCGTCGAAGCCGGACGGTACGCCGCGGAAGCTGCTCGATGTGAGCAAGCTCAACGGACTGGGCTGGGAAGCGAAGGTGGGGCTTCGAGAGGGCGTGGAGCGGACGTATCGATGGTTTGTGGAGAATTGGATACCGTGA
- the gmd gene encoding GDP-mannose 4,6-dehydratase translates to MTKKTALLTGITGQDGSYLAELLLEKGYEVHGIIRRSSSFNTQRIEHVYEDPHTEAQQLFLHYGDLTDSSNMSRLIEKIEPDEIYNLAAQSHVKVSFEVPEYTAQVDALGTLRLLDAIKETGVTTKFYQASTSEMYGKVAETPQNEQTPFYPRSPYAAAKLYAYWITVNYREAYGLHASNGILFNHESPRRGKTFVTRKITRAVARIKHGVQERLYLGNLDARRDWGYAPEYVEAMWLMLQADGPDDYVIATGETYSVREFTAWAFEHAGMPIRWEGEGVDEKGYHAETGDLLVEVDPAYFRPTEVDLLIGDPSKAKEKLGWEAETDVKKLVEIMVDHDLGMVSRLVTLREAGYDVIEQGVD, encoded by the coding sequence GTGACGAAGAAGACCGCCCTCCTCACCGGCATCACCGGCCAAGACGGGTCGTATCTTGCCGAGCTTCTCCTGGAGAAAGGTTACGAGGTGCATGGGATCATTCGTCGATCGAGTTCGTTCAACACGCAGCGCATCGAGCATGTTTACGAAGATCCACATACCGAAGCACAGCAGCTTTTCCTGCATTACGGCGATCTGACCGACTCGTCGAACATGTCGCGTCTCATTGAGAAAATCGAGCCGGACGAGATCTACAACCTCGCTGCTCAAAGCCACGTCAAAGTCTCATTCGAAGTGCCCGAGTACACCGCACAGGTGGACGCTCTCGGCACCCTTCGGCTACTCGACGCGATCAAGGAGACCGGGGTCACCACGAAGTTCTATCAGGCCTCGACCAGTGAGATGTACGGCAAGGTGGCGGAGACGCCACAGAACGAACAAACGCCGTTCTACCCGCGATCACCCTACGCTGCTGCCAAGCTGTACGCCTACTGGATTACGGTCAACTACCGCGAAGCCTATGGCCTACACGCCTCTAACGGGATCCTTTTCAACCACGAGAGCCCGCGGCGCGGCAAGACATTCGTCACTCGTAAGATCACCCGAGCCGTCGCCCGCATCAAGCACGGTGTGCAGGAGCGTCTCTATTTGGGAAATCTCGACGCTCGCCGCGATTGGGGCTATGCCCCTGAATATGTAGAAGCGATGTGGCTGATGCTCCAGGCCGACGGTCCCGACGATTACGTCATTGCCACCGGCGAGACGTATTCGGTGCGCGAGTTCACCGCCTGGGCATTCGAGCACGCCGGCATGCCCATCCGCTGGGAAGGCGAGGGCGTCGACGAGAAGGGCTACCACGCCGAGACCGGCGACCTGCTCGTCGAGGTCGATCCCGCCTACTTCCGCCCCACCGAGGTCGATCTGCTCATCGGCGACCCGTCCAAGGCCAAAGAGAAGCTCGGCTGGGAGGCGGAGACCGACGTCAAAAAGCTCGTGGAGATCATGGTCGACCACGACCTAGGGATGGTCTCGCGGCTGGTGACGCTTCGCGAGGCGGGCTACGACGTGATCGAGCAGGGCGTCGATTGA
- the cysC gene encoding adenylyl-sulfate kinase: MKSETTPLKIVIVGHVDHGKSTLVGRFLYETDSLEEGKYEAIKATCERRGVPFEWAFLMDALQAERNQNITIDTAQIWFESDKRPYTIIDAPGHKEFLKNMVTGAAQADAALLLIAADEGIQEQSRRHCHMLSMLGIEQVTVVVNKMDLVDYDQERFENIISEYTEFLNEIGIEPSSFIPISAREGDNVASKPAENMAWYDGPNVVQVLDAFETPKTLENRPLRFPIQDVYRFDERRILAGRVEAGTLNVGDELVFTPHGKTARVQTIERWSAPASDTAHAGESIGVTLDEQIFVERGHVASHAAEAPEETSRFRANVFWMGKQDLLANRPYKLKLATQEVECTIREVVRIIDGSTLEVVSEDRDNIERYDVAEVILETKRPIAVERHDQTPEVGRFVIVDEYDVAGGGIVLEPELHQENIFWHEGKVARKDRERLNGHRGACVWLTGLSGAGKSSIAVELESQLHRRGIHTYILDGDNVRHGLGADLGFSAADRDEHIRRVGEVSKLFVDAGTIVVSAFISPYQRVRDRVRESMEDGQFIEVHVDASVEACEERDPKGLYEKARAGEIDNFTGISAPYEAPENPEIVIDTVTDESAAKSAAKIVDFLEQGGYLTMMREAVVKPQTA; encoded by the coding sequence ATGAAATCCGAGACCACACCGCTAAAAATCGTCATCGTCGGCCACGTCGACCACGGCAAGTCGACCCTCGTGGGCCGGTTTCTGTACGAGACCGACTCCCTCGAAGAGGGCAAATACGAGGCCATCAAGGCGACCTGCGAGCGCCGCGGCGTCCCCTTCGAGTGGGCGTTTTTGATGGACGCGCTGCAGGCCGAGCGCAACCAGAATATCACCATCGACACGGCGCAAATCTGGTTCGAGTCGGACAAGCGTCCGTACACGATCATCGACGCGCCGGGGCACAAAGAGTTCTTGAAGAACATGGTCACCGGCGCCGCTCAGGCCGACGCCGCCCTGCTCCTGATCGCCGCTGACGAGGGCATCCAGGAGCAGAGCCGGCGCCACTGCCACATGCTCAGCATGCTGGGCATCGAGCAGGTGACCGTGGTCGTGAACAAGATGGACCTGGTCGACTACGACCAGGAGCGCTTCGAGAATATCATCTCGGAGTACACCGAGTTCTTGAACGAGATCGGCATCGAGCCGAGCTCGTTCATCCCCATCTCGGCGCGCGAAGGCGACAACGTCGCCTCGAAGCCTGCCGAGAACATGGCTTGGTATGACGGACCGAACGTCGTCCAAGTCTTGGACGCCTTCGAGACGCCGAAGACCCTGGAAAACCGCCCGCTTCGCTTCCCCATCCAGGACGTCTACCGCTTCGACGAGCGGCGCATCCTGGCGGGCCGCGTCGAAGCCGGCACGCTCAACGTGGGCGACGAGCTCGTGTTCACCCCCCACGGCAAGACCGCCCGCGTGCAGACCATCGAGCGGTGGAGCGCGCCCGCCAGCGACACCGCCCATGCGGGCGAGTCCATCGGCGTGACCCTCGACGAGCAGATCTTTGTGGAGCGCGGTCATGTGGCAAGCCACGCGGCCGAAGCGCCCGAGGAGACCTCGCGCTTTCGGGCCAATGTCTTCTGGATGGGCAAGCAAGACTTGCTGGCCAACCGGCCCTACAAGCTCAAGCTCGCCACCCAAGAGGTCGAGTGCACCATCCGCGAGGTCGTGCGCATCATCGACGGGTCGACCCTCGAGGTCGTCAGCGAGGACCGCGACAACATCGAGCGCTACGACGTCGCCGAGGTGATCTTGGAGACCAAGCGCCCCATCGCCGTCGAGCGCCACGACCAGACCCCGGAGGTGGGCCGGTTTGTCATCGTCGACGAGTACGACGTCGCCGGCGGCGGCATCGTGCTCGAGCCGGAGCTCCACCAGGAGAATATCTTCTGGCACGAGGGCAAGGTCGCCCGCAAAGATCGCGAGCGCCTCAACGGCCACCGCGGCGCGTGCGTGTGGCTCACCGGGCTTTCGGGCGCGGGCAAATCATCCATCGCCGTCGAGCTCGAGTCGCAGCTGCACCGCCGCGGCATCCACACCTACATCCTCGACGGCGACAACGTGCGCCACGGCCTGGGCGCCGACCTCGGCTTCTCGGCCGCCGACCGCGACGAGCATATCCGCCGCGTCGGCGAGGTCTCGAAGCTCTTCGTCGACGCCGGCACCATCGTCGTCTCGGCGTTCATCTCGCCCTACCAGCGCGTGCGCGACCGGGTGCGCGAGTCGATGGAAGACGGCCAATTCATCGAAGTCCACGTCGACGCCTCGGTCGAGGCGTGCGAGGAGCGCGACCCCAAGGGCCTGTACGAGAAGGCACGCGCCGGCGAGATCGACAACTTCACGGGCATCAGCGCGCCGTACGAGGCGCCGGAAAATCCCGAGATCGTCATCGATACGGTGACCGACGAGAGCGCTGCGAAAAGCGCGGCCAAGATCGTCGACTTCCTCGAGCAGGGTGGGTATCTGACCATGATGCGCGAGGCGGTGGTAAAGCCGCAGACGGCGTAA
- the cysD gene encoding sulfate adenylyltransferase subunit CysD, giving the protein MPDYSHLDELEAQSIFIIREAFNKFDNLGMLWSMGKDSSVLLWLARKAFFGHVPFPVMHVDTSYKIPEMIQFRDELADQWNLDLRVGQNKAEIEAGNTFPVGNATRVECCSMLKKDALQDLIAANDMHAIFLGIRRDEEGTRAKERYFSPRDKDFAWDFKDQPPELWDQFKTDFEPGTHLRIHPLLHWTEVNIWEYIDRERIPTLSLYFADSSDDGTMRYRSLGCAPCTDGIASTANTVPDIIAELKATKVSERSTRAQDQESEDAFELLRASGYM; this is encoded by the coding sequence ATGCCTGATTACAGCCATCTCGACGAGTTGGAGGCGCAGAGCATCTTCATCATTCGCGAGGCGTTCAACAAATTCGACAACCTGGGCATGCTGTGGAGCATGGGCAAGGACTCGAGCGTGCTGCTGTGGCTGGCGCGCAAGGCGTTCTTCGGCCACGTGCCCTTCCCGGTCATGCACGTCGATACGAGCTACAAGATCCCCGAGATGATTCAGTTTCGGGACGAGCTCGCCGACCAGTGGAACCTGGATCTGCGGGTGGGGCAGAACAAGGCCGAGATCGAGGCCGGCAACACCTTCCCGGTGGGCAACGCCACGCGCGTCGAGTGCTGCTCGATGCTCAAAAAAGACGCCCTGCAGGACCTGATCGCGGCCAATGACATGCACGCGATCTTCCTGGGCATCCGCCGCGACGAAGAGGGCACGCGCGCCAAGGAGCGCTACTTCTCGCCGCGCGACAAGGACTTCGCCTGGGACTTCAAGGACCAGCCGCCCGAGTTGTGGGACCAGTTCAAGACCGACTTCGAGCCGGGCACGCATCTGCGGATCCACCCGCTTCTGCACTGGACCGAGGTCAATATCTGGGAATACATCGACCGCGAGCGCATTCCCACGCTGAGCCTGTACTTCGCCGACAGCAGCGACGACGGCACCATGCGCTACCGTAGCTTGGGTTGCGCGCCGTGCACCGACGGCATCGCCTCGACCGCCAACACCGTCCCCGACATCATCGCCGAACTCAAGGCGACGAAGGTCAGCGAGCGCTCGACGCGCGCCCAGGACCAGGAGTCCGAGGACGCCTTCGAGCTGTTGCGCGCCAGTGGGTATATGTAA
- a CDS encoding nucleotide sugar dehydrogenase — MAFSPERVDPGNPDYHIGNTPKVVGGVDEASTELVNALYEQIIDEVHPVKSTTEAEMVKLLENTFRAVNIALVNEMAIMCDRMDIDIWEVIEAASTKPFGFMPFYPGPGIGGHCIPLDPSYLSWKAKSVGFHNRFIELATDLNTNMPMFVVDKLVRLLNEQGKAVKGAKILLLGMAYKANVHDTRESPAIDI, encoded by the coding sequence GTGGCCTTCAGCCCCGAGCGCGTCGATCCCGGCAACCCCGACTACCACATCGGCAACACCCCCAAGGTCGTCGGCGGCGTCGACGAAGCCTCGACGGAACTGGTGAACGCCCTCTACGAGCAGATCATCGACGAGGTCCACCCGGTCAAAAGCACCACCGAAGCCGAAATGGTCAAGCTCCTCGAGAACACCTTCCGCGCGGTCAACATCGCGCTGGTCAACGAGATGGCGATCATGTGCGACCGTATGGACATCGACATCTGGGAGGTCATCGAAGCGGCGAGCACCAAGCCGTTCGGATTCATGCCGTTTTACCCGGGGCCAGGGATCGGTGGACACTGTATCCCCCTCGACCCCTCATACCTGAGCTGGAAGGCCAAGTCGGTGGGCTTTCACAACCGGTTCATCGAGCTCGCCACTGACCTGAATACCAACATGCCCATGTTTGTGGTCGACAAACTGGTCCGGCTGTTGAACGAGCAGGGCAAGGCGGTCAAAGGGGCGAAGATCTTGCTGCTAGGCATGGCGTATAAGGCCAATGTGCATGACACCCGGGAGTCGCCGGCGATCGATATCTAG
- a CDS encoding sulfotransferase codes for MSLRLLANSPILITGSHRSGTTWVGKVLSQPRRLHYVHEPFNVNAAGFAELEHWYTYVCADNEHRWAAAFETHMGMAFNPWLRTRLASRVSLTRQGQSARAFVYNRLPGCHVILKDPLAFFSSEWLSQRYGFQVVVLVRHPAAFAGSLKQRSWDFPFAHLRDQPLLMRDFLSEYRTQIEDFADRRHDIIDQAALLWNLIYGTAAKLLERHPNWNVVRHEDLSREPVAEFRTLASRLGVPFTRASQHFLERTSAASNTVETAKPHQLARDSRSNVWSWTQRLSPEEIARVRGQTEATARHWYGPIDWQPPM; via the coding sequence ATGTCATTGCGACTTCTTGCCAATTCACCAATCCTCATTACGGGCTCTCATCGAAGCGGAACGACGTGGGTAGGCAAAGTACTATCTCAGCCAAGACGTTTGCACTACGTCCACGAGCCTTTCAACGTCAACGCGGCTGGCTTCGCCGAACTCGAGCACTGGTACACCTACGTCTGCGCAGACAACGAACACCGCTGGGCCGCCGCTTTCGAGACGCATATGGGGATGGCGTTCAACCCATGGCTGCGGACGCGATTGGCCTCCCGCGTCTCGCTGACCCGCCAGGGACAATCGGCGCGCGCCTTCGTCTACAACCGTCTGCCCGGTTGCCACGTGATCCTCAAAGATCCGCTCGCATTTTTCTCGTCGGAGTGGCTCTCGCAGCGCTACGGCTTTCAGGTCGTGGTATTGGTACGTCACCCCGCCGCCTTTGCAGGAAGCCTCAAACAGCGCAGCTGGGATTTTCCGTTCGCACACCTACGGGATCAACCGCTGCTGATGCGGGACTTTCTATCGGAGTATCGCACACAGATTGAGGACTTCGCTGACCGACGACACGACATAATCGACCAAGCGGCACTGCTCTGGAACCTCATCTATGGGACGGCGGCGAAGCTTCTCGAGCGCCACCCTAATTGGAATGTTGTGCGCCACGAAGATCTATCGCGCGAGCCCGTCGCCGAATTTCGCACGCTGGCTTCACGCTTGGGGGTGCCATTTACTCGCGCCTCGCAGCATTTCCTTGAGCGCACGAGCGCGGCGAGCAATACGGTCGAGACGGCGAAGCCGCACCAGCTGGCCCGAGACAGCCGCTCGAATGTATGGTCATGGACCCAACGGCTCAGCCCCGAGGAGATTGCGCGAGTGCGCGGGCAAACCGAAGCAACTGCCAGACACTGGTACGGTCCAATTGATTGGCAGCCCCCGATGTGA
- a CDS encoding glycosyltransferase family 4 protein translates to MTRVVHVNSHLSGGAARGAYWLHQALRAAGVDSSFLSRPKEESALAAEAVPDTLGWQVHQRVSRRLYRLLRRLKHKDRGGFWSLQLVPNTISETINEFGADLVHLHWVGREFVPIASVPRIEAPLVWTIRDMWPFTGGCHYSEQCSGYHYQCGACPQLRGDFSYDLSHLVWRWKKHCWRDLDVHLVAPSEWMADCIRASSLLRDYPVRVIPNGVSLDTFYPEPAAAARRKLGLPVDGKLVLFGAMNARESRKGGRQLLEALERIAQTSKAEDISVVVFGQGTPLELPLPSVHLGYIDNDERLRLAYSAADVMVVPSLEEAFGKTVIEAMACQTPVVAFNTGGPADIIAHRENGFLAPTGHSERLAEGILWCLEEDERLARLSEASLETAQFRYGIRTVASEYTELYEEILSRRGG, encoded by the coding sequence ATGACGAGAGTTGTTCACGTCAACTCCCACCTTTCGGGCGGTGCAGCCAGGGGAGCCTACTGGCTGCACCAGGCTCTGCGTGCCGCGGGGGTGGATTCGAGTTTTCTGAGCCGCCCCAAAGAGGAGTCGGCTCTGGCCGCCGAGGCCGTTCCTGACACGCTCGGCTGGCAGGTTCATCAGCGGGTCAGTCGACGCCTCTATCGACTCCTTCGGCGTCTCAAACATAAGGATAGAGGGGGATTCTGGTCGCTACAACTCGTGCCGAATACGATCAGTGAGACGATCAACGAGTTCGGTGCGGATCTCGTCCATCTCCACTGGGTTGGTCGGGAGTTTGTACCGATTGCTTCGGTGCCACGCATCGAGGCCCCCTTGGTCTGGACGATTCGGGATATGTGGCCCTTCACCGGCGGATGTCACTACTCCGAGCAGTGCAGCGGCTATCACTACCAGTGTGGCGCTTGCCCGCAGTTGCGCGGCGACTTCTCCTATGATCTCAGCCACCTGGTGTGGCGATGGAAAAAACATTGCTGGCGCGATTTGGATGTGCATCTAGTGGCGCCGAGCGAGTGGATGGCCGACTGCATACGCGCTAGCAGCCTGCTGCGTGATTACCCAGTGCGAGTCATCCCCAACGGCGTTTCCCTCGACACTTTCTACCCCGAGCCAGCGGCAGCAGCGCGCCGCAAGCTCGGGTTGCCTGTCGATGGTAAGCTTGTTTTGTTCGGGGCAATGAACGCTCGGGAGTCTCGCAAGGGTGGTCGGCAACTCCTAGAGGCCCTCGAGAGGATCGCGCAGACCTCGAAGGCCGAGGACATTAGTGTAGTCGTCTTCGGTCAGGGGACCCCGTTGGAGTTGCCGCTGCCAAGCGTCCACCTCGGTTATATCGACAACGATGAGAGGCTTCGGCTCGCCTACAGCGCGGCAGACGTGATGGTGGTGCCGTCCCTCGAAGAGGCGTTTGGAAAAACAGTCATCGAGGCAATGGCCTGCCAGACGCCTGTGGTCGCATTTAATACCGGAGGCCCGGCTGACATTATCGCTCATAGGGAGAATGGCTTCTTGGCGCCCACCGGTCACTCTGAGAGGCTCGCCGAAGGAATTCTATGGTGCCTCGAAGAGGACGAACGGCTGGCGCGCCTGTCAGAAGCGAGTCTCGAGACAGCGCAGTTCCGCTATGGCATCCGGACAGTCGCCTCCGAGTATACCGAACTCTACGAGGAGATTCTCAGCCGGCGTGGTGGCTAA